From Lewinellaceae bacterium:
GAATGTGTTTTGCATAAAGGCTGCCTGAAAGACGAATAGTCCGGCATTCCATACGTATTTACCGGATTGGATATATGCTTCCGCCCGGTCGTGGTCCGGTTTTTCAGTGAAGGCTTCAACCTGATATATCGGATGTTTTCCGGTGGTTTTCCCCGTTCCCATCCGGATATAACCATAGCCCGTATCCGGACGTGAGGGCGTGATGCCGATGGTTACAATACACGGATTTTGAGCAGCATAACTTGTCGCTTCCGCAATGACTTCCGTAAACACCTGCGGTTGCAGGATTACATGATCGGCAGGGGACACGACGAGGACTGCATCCGGATCCAGCTGCCGCAATTTGAAAGTGGCATAGGCGATGCAGGGAGCGGTATTGTTGCGGGTTGGTTCGGTGATCACCTGATGGGGCTTCAGCTCGGGCAGATGTTCGAGGACCAGGTCAAAATATTTTTCATGGGTCAAAACGTAAATATTTTCGATTGGACAACTATCGAGGAACCGCTCGTAGGTCAGACGAAGGAGGGACTTACCCACACCCATCATGTCCAGAAATTGCTTGGGTAATGCCTCACGGCTGGCGGGCCAAAAACGGGATCCGACACCACCGGCCATGATCAATGCATAGGTACTGGCCTCCTTCTTCATCAATTGGTATAATTTGTTATTAATCGTATCAATTCTGGTAAAATCATCTGATCCAAATATGTGCCCTAGCGTATTTTTCTGAATATTGGTTTCCTGGTAAAATAACTATCTGCTGTCATTCAGCGATTTAAGTGCTTGCACGAGGATTTCATCCGAATACGATTTTATTGTAAACAGATATTTCTGTAATTATCGCTGGATGTAGACAATGTATTTGTCGTTAAAGTATTCCAATGGAAATATATCCTGAATTGGGGTTAATTCATGGTACATATTTCTAAATTCCGTTTTTAATTCTTCCCGTACCGAACCGCCTTTCAGGAAGATCCATCCGTTTGGCACAGCGTTTTTCTCTTTGGTGGAAATTAATTTCCGTGTCCAAAGGAACAGTTGCTTGGTTTCGGCAACCGCTCTGGCCAGAATGAAGTCGTATTTCTCCGTTAATGTTTCCACCCGGGCCTGGTAGGCTTTCACATTTTTCAGACCCGTTTGTTCTGCAATATCCTGAACGACGGTAATCTTTTTACGGATGGAATCCACCAGATGAAATTCTACCTCCGGAAAGAGGATCGCCAGAGGGATGCCGGGAAATCCACCACCTGTACCCACATCCAGGACGCGGCTACCGGCGGTAAACCGGATCCATTTTCCGATCGCCAGCGAATGCAGCACATGATGCTCATACAATTGGTCCAGATCTTTCCGGGAGATAACGTTTATTTTAGCATTCCAGTCGGCGTAAAGCGGGCCTAACCGGGCGAACTGCTCGCGTTGCTGCTCCGTCAGATGAGGAAAATAATCAAACAGGATTTGCAAATTCATGGACCCTTCACTTCACGGCAAAGATAGCTCTTTCAGCAGCCAAATAAAGGCCTGCCGTGAAGAGTACCGGGTTTTTTGCCAGGGGCGGAGTGATTTGCCGTTGTACCTCGACCCGCGCTGGCTGGATACGGTATGCGGTACCCAGGGGTGGAGTGCGGCTATCGCCACTGATGCCGCTGGAGTACTGACCTTTGCATTGCCATTCCAATTTGGATACCGGTATCGCCTATTCCGGTTGTTGCACACGCCGCTGTTTACGCCCTATGTTGGACCCTTCCTGGCTGAAGACCCGGTAAAAACCACGGTGCATGCGTTTTTACACCGGTATCAGGAACAGGTCCATCAAGCGATGACAAGGTGGCGGCGGGTACGTTTCATCCGCTGGAAATTGCATTATACCATACCCCATGATCTGCCTTTCCGGTGGGAAGGGATGCAAAACAAGCCCAGGGTCACCCATCTCATTCAACCGGGTGAAACCCCGGAGCAGCATTTTGCTGCACTGGATAAAAAAATGCAGCGGGACATCCGCCAGGCCCAGCGAAAATACCGGATTGTCGAGGTGACTGATCAGGAAGCGTTTACCCGGCAGGCCATCGGGCATCTCGAGGAGCGCAGGGTAGGGAACCTGGCAGCTTACCGCCAGGCGTTGATGAACATCCTCGGCGAATATCAGGGTTCTGATCGGTTGAAGGCCAGGCTTGCGGTTGACGAGCAGGGCAAAACCATGGCTGGCGCCCTCTTCGTAGCGGACGCGGATTCCGTCTATTACCTGACCGCCTTCCGGGATACCCGCATTTCCAATAACCAGGGTAATAGTCTCCTGGTGTGGCAGGGCATTAAATGGGCGCTGAAAACCGGACGTATCTTCGATTTTGAGGGCAGCAGCATCCCGGGAGTGGCCACGTATTTCAAGCGATTTGGGGCGGAACAAATCCAGTGCATTGAAGTCTTCCGCCCATGAAAAACCACACATTACACCAGCTCATCGAGGATCATCCGCAAGTTCCTTTTTTCCTGAAGCCCAGCTGGATGGAGGTGGTCTGTCCAGGTGAATGGGATGTGATCGCCCAGGAGAAAGACGGTAAACTACAGGCATTCATACCCTTCCGTTTGCGTAATAAATGGGGATATCGCATCGTCACCACGCCATATCTTACCCCGCATTCCGGACCCTGGATCGCGGAAGGGATGGATAATGGTTCAGCAATTGTGGAATTGGCCAAGCAAATGGTTGCTTACGATTATGTGCATTTATCCCTTGATCCGGTGTTAAAACACCCCGTTAGCTGGAATTCCTATCTGCAATTTTCGGCAGAGCCAACCTTTATATTGTCCGGATCCATGGACGACATTTACCCGGGTTTACAGAAAAAACTCCGTCAGCAGCTAAACCAAAGTCAGGGTCAGTTTAAAAGCAGAGCGATCGATGCAGATGCCTTTTTCGCCCTGATTTCTCAATCCTTCCAACGGCGATCCAGTCAGGTTCCATTTTCACGAACTTTGATCGGGCGGATAGTAATGCACATCCGGAAACACCGGTCGGGAGATCTCATGGGGGCATTGGATGCTAACGGTGAACTTTTAGCGGCAACCCTGTATTACGAAGACCAGAATTGCATATATAGCCTCTTGAGTGGACAAAACTATGCTGAAGGTCCACGTAATGCCCATAAATGGCTGCATTATGAGATCATCAAATATGGCATTGGACAACAGAAGGGCATCAATTTTATGGGCAGCAAAATTCCCGGCGTCGCATTCTGGAACAGTTATTTTGGAGCTGAGGTCGGGTATTATTACCGCATTAAAAAACATCCTGGAGGTTTCCTTACCCGCCTGGACCAGATGCGAAACTTTTGGTCTTTCTCCGGTTAATTCCAGGTCTTTCTGGATTGAAACAGCATCCGCAATCCCACCAGTCCGTAAGCCAGAACCAACAAGGGCTCTGCCCACCACCAGGTATATCGCGGGATTTCCAATTTCCGGATCAAAGGGTACCGAACAGGCAAAACGGTCAGTGTGCATAAGATCCAGATCATCACCGTCCACCAGCCATGCCAAGTGAGGAGCAGGGTAATTAGTCCCAGGTAGTATATCCCCAGTGAAGCGCTTATTAAGGCCAGTTTTAACCGGATCTTCCCGGGATAAATCAAAGCAGTCTGGGAGTGTCGGGTTTTGCGCTTCCACCAGGAGGCCCATGATTCAGGAGCTAAAGTCCGGGTCCACGCCTGTTGGTGAAAACAGACCTCAATGTTTTTGGGATCCACGGCCTGCACCAGAAAATCGTCGTCGCCGCTGGCCATTTCCGGATGCAGATCCGCAGCGAGAGCAACGTCCCGAAGTATCAGCA
This genomic window contains:
- a CDS encoding NTP transferase domain-containing protein, with protein sequence MKKEASTYALIMAGGVGSRFWPASREALPKQFLDMMGVGKSLLRLTYERFLDSCPIENIYVLTHEKYFDLVLEHLPELKPHQVITEPTRNNTAPCIAYATFKLRQLDPDAVLVVSPADHVILQPQVFTEVIAEATSYAAQNPCIVTIGITPSRPDTGYGYIRMGTGKTTGKHPIYQVEAFTEKPDHDRAEAYIQSGKYVWNAGLFVFQAAFMQNTFHMLAPEIYRHLSPDVIPYNTRGEADAIKTNYPLTPSISVDYAIMEKCASTYTIPADFGWSDLGTWASLFAERKKSENHNVTDAAPLDLEEVHNCLIRLPQGKLGVIRGLDDFLVIDEQDVLLIYPKGYEQEIKAVTRRLKERGLEGFL
- the rsmG gene encoding 16S rRNA (guanine(527)-N(7))-methyltransferase RsmG, with translation MNLQILFDYFPHLTEQQREQFARLGPLYADWNAKINVISRKDLDQLYEHHVLHSLAIGKWIRFTAGSRVLDVGTGGGFPGIPLAILFPEVEFHLVDSIRKKITVVQDIAEQTGLKNVKAYQARVETLTEKYDFILARAVAETKQLFLWTRKLISTKEKNAVPNGWIFLKGGSVREELKTEFRNMYHELTPIQDIFPLEYFNDKYIVYIQR
- a CDS encoding GNAT family N-acetyltransferase, coding for MDPSLHGKDSSFSSQIKACREEYRVFCQGRSDLPLYLDPRWLDTVCGTQGWSAAIATDAAGVLTFALPFQFGYRYRLFRLLHTPLFTPYVGPFLAEDPVKTTVHAFLHRYQEQVHQAMTRWRRVRFIRWKLHYTIPHDLPFRWEGMQNKPRVTHLIQPGETPEQHFAALDKKMQRDIRQAQRKYRIVEVTDQEAFTRQAIGHLEERRVGNLAAYRQALMNILGEYQGSDRLKARLAVDEQGKTMAGALFVADADSVYYLTAFRDTRISNNQGNSLLVWQGIKWALKTGRIFDFEGSSIPGVATYFKRFGAEQIQCIEVFRP